The following are encoded in a window of Dioscorea cayenensis subsp. rotundata cultivar TDr96_F1 chromosome 16, TDr96_F1_v2_PseudoChromosome.rev07_lg8_w22 25.fasta, whole genome shotgun sequence genomic DNA:
- the LOC120279635 gene encoding thylakoid lumenal 29 kDa protein, chloroplastic: MAAPISFISTLPSLLAWPPQPSFPLLPHKRTNGSFVCHQSMDESQISSGGCLIKRRDLVGCFGAAMTVEVISSSGPFTERAMAADLIQRRQRSEFQSKVKETLFTALKGYPELLPSILTLALNDAMTYDKATKSGGPNGSIRLRSEIGRPENSGLSPAMDLLVEAKKEIDSYSKGGPISFSDLIQYAAQAAVKKTFLDSAIRKCGGNEEKGRLLYSAYGSNGQWGLFDRQFGRSDSENPDPEGRIPQWGKATVQEMKNKFSAIGFGPRQLAVMSAFLGPDQLATEKLLASDPQVLPWVDKYQRSRETVSQTDYEVDLITTLTKLSSLGQEINYEAYTYPVQKLDFGKLKL; encoded by the exons TCTTTCCCTCTGCTCCCCCACAAACGCACCAAT GGTTCATTTGTTTGCCATCAATCAATGGATGAATCCCAAATCTCTAGTGGAGGTTGTCTGATTAAGAGAAGAGATTTGGTCGGATGCTTTGGTGCCGCTATGACTGTG GAAGTGATATCAAGTTCAGGACCATTTACAGAAAGAGCTATGGCTGCTGATTTGATTCAGCGAAGACAGCGTTCTGAATTCCAGT caaaagtaaaagaaacccTTTTCACAGCTTTAAAG GGATACCCAGAGCTCCTTCCATCCATTCTGACTCTTGCGCTGAATGATGCTATGACATATGACAAG GCTACAAAATCTGGAGGTCCAAATGGATCAATTCGGCTGAG GTCTGAGATTGGAAGGCCTGAAAATAGCGGGCTTTCTCCTGCAATGGATCTCTTGGTGGAAGCGAAAAAGGAAATTGATTCTTATTCTAAGGGAGGTCCTATATCATTTTCTGACCTTATCCAATATGCAG CCCAAGCAGCTGTAAAGAAAACCTTCTTGGATTCTGCTATTAGGAAATGTGGTGGAAATGAAGAGAAAGGAAGATTATTGTATTCAGCATATGGCTCAAACGGTCAG TGGGGCTTATTTGATAGACAATTTGGCCGAAGTGATTCTGAAAATCCTGATCCAGAGGGGAGGATCCCCCAGTGGGGCAAAGCTACAGTTcaggaaatgaaaaataagttcTCTGCTATCGGATTTGGTCCCCGCCAG TTAGCTGTGATGTCCGCATTCCTTGGTCCTGATCAACTGGCAACAGAGAAACTCTTGGCATCGGATCCACAGGTTCTCCCCTGGGTTGATAAATACCAGCGAAGCCGAGAAACTGTGTCACAAACTGATTATGAG GTTGACCTGATAACAACCCTCACAAAGCTAAGCTCCCTTGGCCAGGAGATAAATTATGAAGCCTACACATATCCTGTTCAAAAACTTGATTTTGGCAAGCTCAAACTATGA
- the LOC120279515 gene encoding 3-dehydrosphinganine reductase TSC10A, which produces MFSIFSTETLDLFSAFSSISSRLHSMASPYLLLLLLIPVLPLIFLLVLAFLARPRPAKVPVKGRHVFITGGSSGIGLAMALQAASEGARVSILARNQAKLEEARDTIRLATGKEVTILSADVRDAESVARAIEEAGPIDILIANQGVFIPQELELQDMKEIRFQVEVNLMGTFHLIKAALPGMRQNTRKTGLPASIAIISSQAGQVGVYGYTAYSASKFALRGLAEALQHEVISDKIHVSLVFPPDTETPGLAEEQKRRPELTNLIVASSGGMKADAVAKKALDGIKSGTFIVSCNFEGVMLAIATAGLSPQSSYLTAFFEVFGAGFMRFVGLCFQWNWFTIIEKFNAKNNRS; this is translated from the exons AtgttctccatcttctccaccgAAACCCTAGATCTCTTCTCCGCTTTCTCATCGATCTCTTCTCGTCTTCACTCCATGGCTTCCCCttatctccttctcctcctcttgaTCCCTGTGCTGCCTCTTATATTCCTTCTTGTTCTCGCCTTCTTGGCGCGGCCACGGCCGGCGAAGGTTCCGGTGAAGGGACGGCATGTCTTCATTACCGGAGGATCGTCGGGGATTGGGCTAGCAATGGCGCTGCAGGCGGCGTCGGAGGGGGCTCGTGTGTCTATTTTGGCGCGCAACCAGGCCAAGCTTGAAGAGGCCCGCGATACCATTCGGCTCGCCACTGGAAAGGAGGTCACCATTCTCAGTGCTGATGTGCGGGACGCTGAGTCTGTCGCGAGGGCCATTGAGGAGGCGGGGCCAATTGATATCCTAATTGCCAACCAAGGCGTTTTCATTCCTCAGGAGCTTGAACTGCAGGACATGAAGGAAATTAGGTTCCAAGTTGAGGTGAATCTCATGGGCACGTTTCATCTCATCAAGGCGGCACTTCCTGGGATGAGGCAAAATACTAGGAAGACGGGCCTGCCGGCGTCCATTGCCATCATCTCATCTCAGGCCGGACAG GTGGGTGTTTATGGATACACAGCTTATTCCGCAAGTAAATTTGCTCTTCGTGGCTTGGCGGAGGCCTTGCAGCATGAGGTTATCTCAGACAAAATTCATGTCTCCCTTGTGTTTCCTCCTGATACAGAGACTCCTGGTCTGGCTGAAG AGCAGAAGAGAAGACCAGAGCTTACCAACCTGATTGTTGCATCTTCAGGCGGAATGAAGGCTGATGCTGTTGCTAAGAAGGCCCTTGATGGCATCAAATCTGGAACATTTATTGTTTCATGCAATTTTGAAGGAGTCATGCTAGCTATAGCAACTGCTGGTTTGTCACCACAGAGTTCTTACCTGACAGCATTTTTTGAGGTGTTTGGTGCAGGTTTTATGCGCTTTGTAGGTCTGTGCTTCCAGTGGAATTGGTTTACTATCATCGAGAAGTTCAATGCAAAAAACAACA GGAGCTAA
- the LOC120278735 gene encoding trihelix transcription factor GT-3b-like — MMLGLGGDGIGMLIPLQFDAAEMAVVGTAADGGGGSQQHQQQRGKEGERVPQWSHAETKEFIAIRAELERDFTVSKRNKTLWEVVSARMRERGYRRSPEQCKCKWKNLVNRYKGKETSDPENGKQCPFFEELHAVFQERARSMQQLLHESESGPPQAKKRLKRPSGDRSSDELSEDDEDDEDTDDERLSRSRKKKGDKGQQQQQQRAADKSKASNSVHDILQDFLQQQQRMEAQWKAMVDRRTKERQMLENEWRQSMQTLERERMMLEQAWREREEQRRIREETRAEKRDVLLTTLLNKLIQEGL; from the exons ATGATGCTTGGACTGGGAGGCGATGGAATAGGGATGCTGATTCCGCTTCAGTTTGACGCTGCGGAAATGGCGGTAGTGGGGACGGCGGCGGACGGCGGAGGGGGAtctcaacaacatcaacaacagaGGGGGAAAGAGGGGGAGAGGGTGCCACAGTGGAGTCATGCGGAGACGAAGGAGTTCATAGCCATAAGAGCGGAGCTCGAGCGGGATTTCACTGTTTCCAAGCGGAACAAGACGCTCTGGGAGGTGGTTTCCGCTAGAATGCGTGAGCGAGGGTATCGGCGCAGTCCCGAGCAGTGCAAGTGCAAGTGGAAGAACCTCGTCAATCGCTACAAg GGCAAAGAGACATCAGACCCTGAAAATGGCAAGCAATGCCCCTTCTTTGAGGAGTTGCATGCTGTCTTCCAGGAACGTGCAAGAAGCATGCAGCAGCTCCTCCACGAGTCTGAATCAGGACCACCACAGGCAAAGAAGAGATTGAAAAGGCCTAGTGGAGATCGATCATCTGATGAATTGTctgaggatgatgaggatgatgaagatACTGACGATGAGCGTCTATCCAGAAGCAGAAAGAAGAAGGGAGACAAAGggcaacaacaacagcagcagagAGCAGCAGACAAGTCCAAGGCATCAAATAGTGTGCATGATATACTGCAAGATTTCCTACAGCAACAACAGCGCATGGAAGCTCAGTGGAAGGCAATGGTGGATAGGAGAACAAAAGAGCGTCAAATGCTTGAGAACGAGTGGAGGCAGTCAATGCAGACGCTTGAGCGTGAGAGAATGATGCTGGAGCAGGCATGGCGAGAAAGAGAGGAGCAGAGGAGGATCAGGGAGGAGACCCGAGCCGAGAAGAGGGATGTACTCCTAACCACTCTATTGAACAAACTCATACAAGAAGGCCTATAG
- the LOC120279408 gene encoding myb-like protein I, translating to MEIEIESPGDPSCSTDTMEKKKKKKQQHNPNTKEKNSLEQQNGEHLGTREHYANPNCKHASNPYHSCGPYCSPSNNSHPTQSRVTNMNEVLANQRRKEIAKGKAIKAEPGGVNGVKQVIVDKKIANPNCKNASNPYHVCAEYCLSKASNQGQTKGVTVGSKQPSKYLNIKGGNSNPNSNSNSNINFSGNSKCKNASNPYHKCAEYCFNTPNHDQQPKKEIEKMKKRNGHSSSVDAFNPPKNQVKAIESNTKEGDEKLMDNDNKRNSWSFYEEDLIERVSILNGSEHDLEASYERDLHLQEIDSFDFHSQKISKAEENKKTEEVKMEVLQQMKINAPNSYSNSVPNLLKKLPKSDNQYKNRKAISSPCSPFHFGLLLISVLYYIAHVIITGAVFPEGKTYARIKYKESEDIKREGIDTSSF from the exons ATGGAGATCGAGATTGAAAGCCCGGGAGATCCCAGTTGTTCTACTGACaccatggagaagaagaagaagaagaaacagcAGCACAACCctaatacaaaagaaaagaacagtTTGG agCAACAGAACGGTGAGCATCTGGGAACCAGAGAACATTATGCTAATCCAAACTGCAAACATGCGTCCAATCCTTATCATTCATGTGGTCCATATTGCTCTCCATCTAATAATTCACATCCAACCCAATCTAGAG TTACTAATATGAATGAAGTCCTTgcaaatcaaagaagaaaagaaatagcaAAAGGAAAAGCCATAAAAGCAGAACCAG GAGGTGTTAATGGTGTTAAACAAGTGATTGTAGACAAGAAGATTGCGAATCCTAATTGCAAAAATGCTTCCAATCCTTACCATGTATGTGCTGAATATTGTTTGTCAAAAGCCTCTAATCAAGGACAAACCAAGGGTGTCACAGTTGGCTCAAAACAACCATCCAAGTATTTGAATATAAAAGGAGGAAATTCAAATCCAAATTCCAATTCCAATTCTAATATCAATTTCAGTGGCAATTCCAAATGCAAAAATGCATCCAATCCATATCATAAATGTGCTGAATATTGCTTCAACACTCCTAACCATGATCAGCAGCCTAAAAAAG AGatagagaaaatgaagaagaggaaTGGGCATTCTAGCAGTGTTGATGCATTTAATCCTCCAAAGAATCAAGTGAAGGCCATTGAATCAA ATACAAAGGAAGGTGATGAAAAGTTAATGGACAATGACAACAAGAGGAATTCATGGAGTTTTTATGAGGAAGATCTAATAGAGAGAG TCAGCATTTTGAATGGAAGTGAGCATGATTTAGAGGCATCTTATGAGAGGGATTTACACCTTCAAGAAATAGATTCATTTGATTTTCACTCTCAAA AGATAAGTAAAGCTgaggaaaataagaaaacagagGAGGTGAAGATGGAAGTACTGCAGCAAATGAAGATAAATGCACCAAATTCATACAGTAATAGTGTCCCAAATTTGCTCAAGAAACTTCCTAAAAGTGATAATCAATATAAGAATAGAAAGGCAATCTCATCGCCATGCTCGCCGTTTCACTTTGGTTTGTTGCTCATTTCTGTTTTATATTACATAGCACATGTAATTATCACTGGTGCTGTTTTCCCGGAAGGAAAAACATATGCAAGAATAAAGTACAAAGAATCAGAGGATATCAAAAGAGAAGGTATAGATACATCCAGTTTCTAG
- the LOC120279233 gene encoding LRR receptor-like serine/threonine-protein kinase FEI 1 has product MASGLMRCQRLLLLSALLIYAAMQEISAITSDGEALLSFKTSIVGSDGIFQQWRQEDSDPCIWSGVTCDNHTRRVIRLNLSYHKLIGSISPDIGKLSNLKLLALHGNSLYGNIPPEIGNCTELQHVYLQGNYLSESIPPEFGNLWELETLDLSSNTLSGSIPVSLGRLTKLTEFNVSTNFLTGLIPTDGTLSKFTENSFIGNRGLCGKQIHVDCKDEFGSAPGGSGAPSSDNPGNKKPTRNSTRLVISAVATVCALLLVALMCFWGCFLYKKFGKNEIGGLAMDVSGGASIVMFHGDLPYTTKDILKKLETLNDENIIGSGGFGTVYKLAMDDGNVFALKRIIKTNEGLDRFFDRELEILGSIKHRYLVNLRGYCNSPSSKLLLYDFLAGGSLDEALHERSEQLDWDARLNIIMGAAKGLAYLHHDCSPRIIHRDIKSSNILLDGNLDARVSDFGLAKLLEDEESHITTIVAGTFGYLAPEYMQSGRATEKTDVYSFGVLVLEVISGKRPTDSSFIEKGLNIVGWLNFLVVENRQREIIDPQCEGVQLESLDALLSVAIQCVSSNPEDRPTMHRVVQILESEVMTPCPSDFYDSNSE; this is encoded by the exons ATGGCTTCAGGTCTGATGAGATGCCAGAGACTGCTCTTGCTTTCCGCTTTGCTTATTTATGCTGCAATGCAGGAGATCAGTGCGATAACTTCAGATG GTGAAGCACTCCTCAGTTTTAAAACTTCTATTGTTGGTTCCGATGGTATCTTCCAACAATGGAGACAAGAAGATTCTGATCCTTGTATTTGGAGTGGAGTCACTTGTGACAATCACACTAGAAGAGTAATTCGCTT GAATCTTTCCTACCACAAGTTGATTGGGTCTATATCACCAGATATAGGGAAGCTAAGTAACCTGAAACTACT AGCTCTGCATGGCAACAGCTTATATGGAAATATTCCACCGGAGATCGGAAATTGCACAGAGTTACAACATGT ATATTTGCAAGGAAATTACCTAAGTGAATCTATCCCCCCTGAGTTTGGTAACCTTTGGGAACTTGAGACACT GGATCTCTCCAGCAATACTTTGAGTGGGTCTATTCCTGTTTCCCTTGGCAGATTGACCAAACTTACTGAATT tAATGTATCAACAAACTTCCTGACTGGATTAATACCTACTGATggcactctctccaaatttaCTGAAAATTC CTTTATTGGAAATCGTGGCCTGTGCGGGAAGCAAATTCATGTTGATTGCAAGGATGAATTTGGTTCGGCACCAGGAGGTAGTGGAGCACCCTCCTCAG ATAATCCAGGCAATAAGAAGCCTACAAGAAATTCAACTAGGCTTGTTATAAGTGCAGTAGCGACTGTATGTGCTCTGTTACTGGTGGCGCTGATGTGTTTCTGGGGCTGCTTTCTCTACAAGAAATTTGGGAAAAATGAAATTGGAGGTCTTGCAATGGATGTTAGTGGAG GTGCGTCCATTGTTATGTTTCATGGGGACTTGCCTTATACAACAAAGGATATCCTTAAGAAGTTGGAAACTTTAAATGATGAGAACATTATAGGTTCTGGGGGTTTTGGGACTGTATACAAGCTTGCTATGGATGATGGCAATGTATTTGCTTTGAAAAGAATTATTAAGACAAATGAAGGATTAGACCGATTCTTTGATAGGGAACTTGAGATTTTGGGAAGCATCAAACACCGATATCTGGTCAATCTACGTGGTTATTGTAATTCCCCTTCGTCTAAGTTGCTACTCTATGATTTCTTAGCTGGTGGAAGTCTGGATGAAGCTTTACATG AACGTTCTGAGCAACTTGACTGGGATGCGCGTCTTAATATAATCATGGGAGCTGCAAAAGGTTTGGCATATTTACATCATGATTGTTCCCCTCGTATCATACATCGTGACATTAAATCAAGCAACATATTACTTGATGGCAATTTGGACGCCCGGGTATCTGATTTTGGACTGGCAAAATTATTGGAGGATGAAGAGTCTCATATCACTACAATTGTTGCTGGGACATTTGGTTATTTGGCTCCAG AGTACATGCAGAGTGGTAGAGCTACAGAAAAGACTGATGTATACAGCTTTGGAGTACTAGTACTTGAAGTAATAAGTGGAAAGCGCCCCACGGACTCATCCTTCATTGAGAAGGGTTTAAATATAGTGGGATGG CTGAATTTTTTGGTTGTGGAGAACCGGCAAAGGGAAATAATTGATCCACAGTGTGAGGGTGTGCAGCTAGAAAGCCTGGATGCACTACTGTCGGTTGCCATTCAGTGTGTTTCATCCAATCCTGAGGATAGGCCAACTATGCACAGGGTGGTGCAGATACTAGAGTCAGAAGTCATGACCCCATGCCCAAGTGATTTTTATGACTCAAATTCAGAGTGA
- the LOC120279535 gene encoding aspartic proteinase CDR1-like, producing MYISHYNVIQFQPYSMASLLLSLLILFSIFSFNIAYSDSSAGMSMNLIHRDSSRSPYYNPSLTSKDRARAIIDRSLYRAHYLSSLISSSTSSPSSIEAKIIPNSFEYLMEFEIGTPPFKVLAIADTGSDLIWLQCKPCIQCYHQIPPIFDPRNSSTFSTVSCKTDSCEAIPTAGCGKGSLCQYQYSYGDQSFTIGDLAQETLTFSSNASGGSSSLPKLFFGCSHKSNGTFDKHGGGLVGLGGGSLSLVSQLGSSIGKKFSYCLVPYGENATSTLNFGKDATVNGPGVVSTPIIPGSQDTFYFLSLEEITVGKDDNNSVVATTTTTPSGSRKKDDVEGNIIIDSGTTITFIPSTMLKPLVTTLLDKIKLTRVDDPDGFFSLCFKDDGSSVSDDAFPDITFKFTDAPVVLSPLQAFVHISDDVVCLGMVSSDDMGISIYGNVAQQNFHIGYDLINKRLSIAPAQCSNYL from the coding sequence atgtatatctctcACTACAACGTAATCCAATTCCAACCATATAGCATGGCTTCTCTCCTTCTCTCCTTGTtaattctcttctccatcttctcttTTAATATTGCATACAGTGATAGTTCTGCAGGGATGAGCATGAATCTCATTCACAGAGACTCATCTCGCTCTCCATACTACAACCCATCTCTAACGTCCAAAGATCGTGCCCGTGCCATTATTGACCGTTCTCTCTATCGTGCTCATTATCTCTCGTCCCTCATCTCCAGTTCaacttcatcaccttcatccatAGAAGCAAAGATAATTCCAAACTCCTTTGAATATCTCATGGAGTTCGAGATAGGCACTCCACCATTCAAAGTCCTTGCCATCGCCGACACCGGCAGTGATCTTATATGGCTCCAGTGCAAGCCATGCATCCAGTGCTACCATCAAATCCCACCCATCTTTGATCCCAGAAACTCGTCCACCTTCTCTACTGTTTCTTGCAAGACAGACAGCTGTGAGGCAATCCCCACTGCAGGCTGCGGCAAGGGTTCATTGTGTCAATACCAGTACAGCTACGGCGACCAGTCTTTCACCATCGGCGACCTCGCTCAGGAGACACTTACCTTCTCGTCCAACGCTAGTGGTGGCTCCTCCTCTCTCCCTAAACTCTTCTTCGGCTGTTCCCATAAAAGCAACGGCACTTTTGACAAGCATGGCGGCGGGCTGGTCGGTCTCGGAGGTGGTTCTTTGTCATTGGTGTCCCAGTTAGGCTCATCCATTGGTAAAAAGTTCTCTTACTGTCTGGTTCCATACGGTGAGAACGCTACTTCAACTCTCAACTTCGGCAAGGACGCAACTGTCAATGGCCCAGGCGTTGTATCCACTCCCATCATCCCCGGCTCACAGGACACTTTCTACTTCCTCAGTCTGGAGGAGATCACTGTTGGAAAAGATGATAATAATAGTGTGGTTGCGACTACTACTACTACTCCATCCGGAAGTCGGAAAAAGGATGACGTTGAAGGTAACATCATAATCGACTCTGGCACGACCATCACCTTCATACCTTCCACCATGTTGAAGCCTTTGGTGACCACCTTATTGGATAAAATCAAGCTCACCAGAGTCGATGATCCTGATGGTTTCTTCTCCCTTTGCTTCAAAGACGATGGTTCGTCGGTTTCTGATGACGCATTCCCAGACATCACGTTCAAGTTCACTGATGCGCCGGTGGTGCTCTCGCCGCTGCAAGCGTTCGTACATATAAGTGATGACGTTGTTTGTTTGGGCATGGTTTCTAGCGATGATATGGGAATCTCTATATACGGTAACGTAGCACAGCAGAACTTCCATATTGGCTATGACCTCATCAATAAACGTCTTTCCATTGCTCCTGCTCAATGTTCTAATTACTTATAG